The following proteins are co-located in the Solanum pennellii chromosome 8, SPENNV200 genome:
- the LOC107027728 gene encoding uncharacterized protein LOC107027728, with the protein MGEDISEAYPSWRLFFVGAENHQGRGIGAVLVSESGQYKPMAAKLQFNCTNNMDEYEVVSSVKEQTIHCFHVEAEPDGLPRYFDIKKYLESATDLENVTFNKKKSLRRLALNFFLSGEVLYRSTPDLGLLRCIDAVEAAKLIKTIHPGVCGTHMNGPTLARKILRSG; encoded by the exons atgggtgaagatatttctgaagcaTATCCGAGTTGGAGGTTATTCTTTGTTGGAGCGGAAAATCATCAAGGAAGAGGTATTGGAGCAGTCTTAGTGTCAGAATCTGGTCAATACAAGCCTATGGCGGCTAAACTCCAATTTAACTGCACGAACAACATGGATGAATATGAAGTTGTATCCTCG GTAAAGGAGCAGACAATACATTGTTTCCATGTTGAAGCAGAACCAGATGGTTTGCCACGGTATTTTGATATCAAGAAATATTTAGAGTCCGCAACTGATCTTGAAAATGTGACATTTAACAAGAAGAAGTCGCTACGCCGTTTGGCCCTCAACTTCTTTCTAAGTGGGGAAGTCCTTTATAGGAGTACTCCAGATTTGGGTCTTCTCAGATGTATCGATGCTGTTGAAGCTGCAAAGCTTATCAAAACGATACATCCTGGAGTTTGTGGCACGCACATGAATGGACCCACTTTGGCAAGGAAGATCCTTCGATCCGGTTAG